The Denticeps clupeoides chromosome 5, fDenClu1.1, whole genome shotgun sequence genome includes a region encoding these proteins:
- the glipr2l gene encoding GLI pathogenesis-related 2, like: MGKSASKQFSAEVLQIHNEYRRKHQAPPLKLSKKLCSQATRYAESLASTRILKHSVESSRGSCGENLAWASYDQSGKDVCDRWYNEVNQYNFNRPGFTSGTGHFTAMVWKSCKKLGVGKATASDGSTFVVARYTPAGNITNQGHFEANVLPAKS, translated from the exons ATGGGGAAATCAG CTTCGAAGCAGTTCTCTGCAGAGGTGCTGCAAATCCACAACGAGTACAGGAGGAAGcaccaggccccgcccctcaaGCTCAGCAAGAAGCTCTGCAGCCAGGCCACCAG gtatgCGGAGAGTCTGGCCAGCACTCGGATTCTGAAGCACAGTGTTGAGTCCAGCAGAGGTTCGTGTGGAGAGAATCTGGCGTGGGCTTCATACGACCAATCAG gaaaAGATGTTTGCGATCGCTGGTATAATGAGGTGAATCAGTACAACTTTAATCGCCCCGGATTCACCTCTGGCACGG GTCACTTCACCGCGATGGTGTGGAAGAGCTGCAAGAAACTCGGCGTGGGAAAGGCCACGGCCTCCGATGGCTCCACATTCGTGGTGGCACGATACACGCCCGCGGGGAACATCACCAATCAGGGACACTTCGAGGCCAACGTGCTGCCGGCCAAGAGCTGA
- the nacad gene encoding uncharacterized protein nacad: protein MPGETAHRDGTHADADTGLPGPDMTRHPSSSSASTPSDCGSIPSPSTPPQLSSPQSISPFGPRLVMAKPNTTACRPQPEGASSDGRPGTVGRLTGHFGKGPCRRGPVKMERIKVLTAAEVESDYHEPDSMDTRVVMGQEALLRNTEKQRRAHALDPATVEPRPLSTFHSDAVQAKGGLDTGQLGSSQGHETCLTSELEEETLLECPVLEAKGAGFVELADNSTLNNEQVEALSLSFSQGEMPSLSFSEPSYVVDPQRVGMLPGLDPDRYYTAPSTPIKMAYCSHLKSQYHLGPHSPGPGSPTDESDLCSPPTSPSGSYVTAEGGSWTSYTSSTSHSCSPNLMGEAELQEAPACYVGSLSEIGDELGDPEREACLYKSDLDVRFRDTMLFDDQEDEEDDQMRRASCHPPWVNEDALSHHKNNQRTTGSQEEESEEALVSTGSQGRGEIAQAYMEVGDDPSQRLDLNAFVAEYFARPDGPLGPEEDFSPGIISSFGFEHPLATDASTAVDTGSLTPATCSSEVSDNDNSLYGEMGSSALLFHGSSRDDGPGGDMMIPASMLPFSASLIFQADSMEITLFPTEDEPENEGAAYAAGEEEGDVDDDYDDEDDEVEKQDEDVEEEAVAMAHAEEAKVLEDPNEEDTSASFLNSLSENSINEGVDESFAYQDDTEESVDSVSYNGDEDEQLYSTERHAELAQSFPGPEDSEQVLAHAPPESSGSESEMEISSESSAPPLSEPSQDATVISKPNSGGQKELEFRPTEKEALAETPKEIPVPSKNKLSASNEESLTEAGKGSCLQHQTDVLPSSNLATVENTLPAEMAGPGIDVASPLDPSILGATAVSVGDEPNPENSVELDQKNGNNVDSVETSLRLDCTATNDLNKGVPLLSYPKEDCSPSNIPVCAYPELSSDVPDNLTPADVSPAERSLDQDNLSENQRSTDDFHQGPLNMYCSTYSILEISPKKGNSEASISQEEAFRRVPGESLALSEECCDFDAESFFMCKMAGSLHSSSVPITPNITHGGDGPGDGEKINSLSDLPDKMVDIDIGILESNLSSWKSIEDLSEAGGGEDGSLRFPQDDGNNIQNQETDSARIYQPGMDQENVSSGPERQDTSHISGATPKCLAFNIPSEDIKKNELSRELNIPQECIFNISAFEPTVPNLPAKEAVPPKNSESQISVQELNKESSNQLPCRDSSDEPSRVVSFTDKIPTISKHDSNSSGQFCVPANETLLTLKGGSFGTFNSRKRSRNVKSVELSANILQPVNKGTLSATIQDTPVELKLAVIKPEASRGQGQGMGCEMADRQISEPKSSVALNRWDKKGNARISGDCEEEGEDTLLLTAGQNPDTVMQQAVVSQTERGREVENCKQSPLGKMAKSGHGGAPIVPGVSAKSQTDGPSAEVTAIEDKGDAEMNKVAETLTTPEGRSEDTSQRRNAGVCPVPHLPMRCKLMPQAQSLNVSSSPEDGQIKTIKQEVLDSHALERMNVTGCTKDINDNDLNGSQSQRSESHQQLHLSSYLASTGSPGPPSVAPPSSTSPSSSSVDPDTDLPTPVQEFQPDHPTSPACFSEAALLRSQTHMLLQPSSMMLLSQEPVSQPVKDALKQAHGPPEPAAAPFAENHLKEADLKIQDFCIESPRHVENLPRVMGHRIKSPNLNSEREAPAGRYTDGLAQCPINFRQKMAEEVDIKNNMGSCNESDSETSLPGLEEPEPLLRPCEPQSQLSPARSPADECLNKAKQSRSEKKARKAMSKLGLKQIHGVTRITIRKSKNILFVISRPDVFKSPASDIYIVFGEAKIEDLSQQVHKAAAEKFKVPLEPSPLIPDITPSLTIKEESEEEEEVDEAGLEHRDVELVMAQANVSRAKAVRALRHNKNDIVNAIMELTM, encoded by the exons ATGCCTGGAGAGACGGCACACAGAGACGGCACACATGCGGACGCCGACACCGGTTTACCGGGACCAG acATGACCAGACATCCTTCCAGTTCTTCTGCCTCCACACCTAGCGACTGTGGGTCCATTCCTTCTCCCAGTACCCCTCCACAGCTGTCCTCGCCACAAAGCATTTCTCCATTTGGGCCCAGGCTCGTTATGGCCAAACCCAACACAACAGCTTGCCGTCCACAGCCCGAAGGGGCAAGTTCGGACGGACGCCCTGGAACGGTGGGCCGTCTAACAGGCCATTTTGGCAAAGGGCCCTGCCGACGTGGCCCTGTGAAGATGGAAAGAATAAAAGTGCTGACAGCAGCAGAGGTGGAGAGTGACTATCATGAGCCTGACAGCATGGACACTCGGGTGGTGATGGggcaggaggctcttctgagGAACACAGAGAAACAACGCAGGGCGCATGCATTGGATCCAGCAACTGTGGAGCCCAGGCCACTTTCAACATTTCATTCAGACGCGGTGCAAGCAAAGGGTGGACTGGACACTGGACAGCTGGGCTCATCTCAGGGCCATGAAACATGTCTTACTTCAGAATTGGAGGAGGAGACCCTGTTGGAGTGCCCAGTCTTGGAGGCCAAAGGGGCTGGTTTTGTAGAATTGGCAGACAACAGCACTCTGAACAATGAGCAGGTAGAAGCCctgtctctgtctttttctcagGGTGAAATGCCTTCGTTGTCATTTTCTGAGCCGTCCTATGTGGTAGACCCACAGCGGGTGGGCATGCTCCCTGGTCTAGACCCTGATCGTTACTACACAGCTCCGTCCACACCCATTAAAATGGCCTACTGTTCACACCTTAAGAGCCAGTATCACCTAGGGCCCCACAGCCCTGGACCAGGTTCTCCTACTGATGAGTCGGACCTTTGCTCTCCTCCCACATCCCCTTCAGGATCCTACGTTACAGCAGAAGGTGGCAGCTGGACCTCCTACACATCCAGCACCTCCCACTCCTGCTCCCCAAACCTAATGGGGGAGGCTGAGCTACAGGAGGCACCAGCTTGCTATGTGGGTTCTCTGTCAGAGATTGGAGATGAACTTGGGGATCCCGAAAGAGAGGCCTGTCTGTATAAGTCTGATTTGGATGTAAGGTTCAGGGATACCATGCTTTTTGATGATcaagaggatgaagaagatgatCAGATGAGGAGAGCTAGTTGCCATCCTCCATGGGTCAATGAAGATGCGTTATCACATCACAAGAACAATCAAAGGACCACAGGCTCACAGGAAGAAGAATCAGAAGAAGCACTCGTGTCTACAGGGAGCCAGGGCAGGGGTGAAATTGCCCAGGCTTATATGGAGGTGGGTGATGATCCAAGCCAACGTCTGGACCTCAATGCTTTTGTCGCAGAGTACTTTGCAAGGCCAGATGGTCCTCTCGGGCCGGAGGAAGACTTCAGTCCTGGCATAATTTCTTCATTCGGCTTTGAGCACCCGCTGGCCACTGATGCTTCTACTGCTGTGGATACCGGCAGTTTGACTCCTGCCACATGTTCCTCAGAAGTCTCTGACAATGACAACAGCTTATATGGAGAGATGGGCTCATCTGCTCTTCTTTTTCATGGATCATCCAGGGATGATGGGCCAGGTGGAGATATGATGATCCCTGCCTCTATGCTTCCATTCAGCGCCAGTCTGATCTTCCAGGCTGATTCCATGGAAATAACCCTTTTCCCTACAGAGGATGAGCCAGAAAATGAGGGGGCAGCATATGCTGCaggggaggaggaaggagacgttgatgatgattatgatgatgaagatgatgaagtaGAGAAGCAAGATGAGGATGTGGAAGAAGAAGCAGTGGCAATGGCACATGCAGAGGAAGCAAAAGTGTTGGAGGATCCAAATGAGGAGGACACATCAGCTTCCTTCTTGAACTCACTCTCTGAAAATTCCATCAACGAAGGTGTGGACGAGTCATTTGCATACCAGGATGACACGGAAGAGTCTGTGGACTCAGTCTCATATAACGGTGATGAGGATGAACAGTTGTACAGTACAGAGCGTCATGCTGAGCTCGCCCAAAGTTTCCCTGGACCAGAAGATTCTGAGCAGGTCCTGGCCCATGCACCGCCAGAATCTTCTGGAAGTGAGAGTGAAATGGAGATTTCCTCGGAGTCCTCAGCACCGCCACTTTCAGAGCCGAGTCAGGACGCAACGGTCATTAGCAAACCGAACTCGGGGGGACAAAAAGAACTAGAGTTTCGGCCCACAGAAAAAGAAGCATTAGCTGAGACGCCAAAAGAGATTCCAGTCCCTTCCAAGAATAAACTGAGCGCTTCAAATGAAGAGTCCCTTACGGAGGCAGGAAAAGGAAGCTGCCTGCAACATCAGACAGATGTGTTGCCGTCATCAAATCTTGCCACGGTTGAAAACACTCTTCCTGCAGAAATGGCAGGGCCAGGTATCGACGTCGCCAGCCCGCTTGATCCCAGCATCCTGGGAGCTACTGCAGTTAGCGTGGGAGACGAGCCAAACCCAGAGAACAGCGTGGAACTGGATCAGAAAAATGGCAATAACGTGGACTCTGTAGAAACATCTTTAAGACTGGATTGCACAGCCACCAATGATCTCAACAAGGGGGTGCCTTTATTGTCATACCCCAAAGAGGACTGCAGTCCCAGCAACATCCCAGTCTGTGCCTATCCTGAGCTCTCATCCGATGTCCCGGACAACCTCACTCCGGCTGACGTCTCCCCTGCGGAACGTTCACTGGACCAAGATAACCTGTCAGAAAATCAGCGGAGCACCGACGACTTCCACCAGGGTCCTCTCAACATGTACTGCTCCACTTACAGCATACTGGAAATCTCACCAAAGAAGGGGAACTCCGAGGCCAGCATCAGCCAGGAGGAAGCTTTCAGGAGGGTTCCGGGAGAATCGCTGGCCTTGAGCGAAGAATGCTGTGACTTTGATGCCGAAAGTTTCTTCATGTGTAAAATGGCAGGGTCTCTGCACAGCAGCAGCGTGCCTATAACCCCGAACATTACTCATGGAGGTGATGGCCCTGGGGATGGAGAGAAAATTAACAGTCTCTCCGACTTGCCAGACAAAATGGTCGACATTGACATCGGTATCCTAGAGTCTAATTTGTCCAGTTGGAAGTCCATTGAAGACCTCTCAGAAGCCGGAGGTGGCGAGGACGGAAGCTTGCGTTTCCCACAAGACGATGGCAACAATATTCAAAATCAAGAAACGGATTCAGCCAGGATTTATCAACCCGGAATGGACCAGGAAAATGTATCCAGTGGTCCTGAGAGACAGGACACTTCACATATTTCTGGTGCAACACCAAAATGCCTGGCTTTTAACATTCCCTCCGAAGATATAAAGAAGAATGAGCTGAGCAGAGAGCTGAACATTCCTCAGGAGTGCATTTTTAACATATCAGCCTTTGAGCCAACAGTACCAAATTTACCCGCTAAAGAGGCAGTGCCCCCCAAGAATTCAGAGAGCCAGATTTCTGTCCAGGAACTCAACAAAGAATCATCCAATCAGCTTCCTTGTAGAGATTCCTCAGATGAACCAAGCAGGGTAGTTTCTTTCACGGATAAAATTCCCACTATTTCTAAACATGATAGCAATTCCAGCGGTCAGTTTTGTGTACCTGCAAATGAAACCTTGCTCACATTAAAGGGTGGTTCCTTCGGGACTTTTAACTCCAGAAAGAGATCACGTAACGTCAAATCAGTGGAATTATCAGCAAATATCCTCCAGCCAGTGAACAAAGGCACATTAAGTGCAACGATCCAAGACACTCCAGTAGAGCTAAAGCTTGCAGTAATTAAGCCTGAGGCCAGCAGGGGTCAAGGTCAAGGTATGGGATGTGAGATGGCAGACAGACAAATCAGTGAACCAAAGAGCAGTGTTGCCTTGAATAGGTGGGACAAGAAGGGCAACGCACGAATCTCAGGGGActgtgaggaggagggagaagatACACTTTTACTGACTGCTGGTCAGAATCCAGACACGGTTATGCAACAAGCTGTCGTCTCTCAGACAGAGAGGGGAAGGGAAGTGGAGAATTGCAAACAAAGTCCACTTGGCAAAATGGCAAAATCAGGTCATGGCGGTGCACCAATTGTACCTGGAGTTTCTGCCAAGAGCCAAACAGATGGGCCATCAGCAGAGGTCACAGCAATAGAGGACAAAGGAGACGCTGAGATGAACAAAGTCGCTGAGACTTTGACAACACCTGAAGGCAGATCAGAAGACACTTCACAGAGAAGAAATGCTGGGGTCTGTCCAGTGCCTCACCTTCCTATGCGGTGCAAACTCATGCCTCAAGCTCAAAGTCTAAACGTATCTTCCTCGCCTGAGGACGGGCAGATCAAAACCATAAAACAGGAAGTTCTGGATAGCCACGCCTTAGAAAGAATGAATGTGACTGGATGCACAAAAGATATAAATGATAATGATTTAAATGGCAGTCAATCTCAAAGGAGTGAATCGCATCAGCAGCTCCACCTCTCTTCCTACTTGGCTTCCACTGGCTCTCCTGGTCCTCCCTCTGTAGCCCCTCCTTCTTCTACCtccccatcttcctcctctgttGACCCAGACACAGATCTTCCCACCCCTGTGCAGGAATTTCAGCCGGATCACCCAACATCCCCAGCCTGTTTTTCAGAAGCCGCCCTCCTTCGATCCCAAACCCACATGCTTCTTCAGCCATCCAGCATGATGCTGCTGAGCCAGGAACCTGTGTCTCAACCCGTCAAGGATGCCCTCAAACAAGCACATGGACCTCCAGAGCCTGCTGCTGCACCCTTTGCAGAGAACCATCTCAAAG AAGCAGATCTGAAGATTCAAGACTTCTGCATTGAGTCTCCTCGTCATGTGGAGAACCTACCTAGAGTCATGGGACACAGAATAAAGAGCCCAAACCTGAACAGCGAGAGGGAGGCACCCGCTGGGCGATACACAGATGGACTGGCCCAATGCCCAATCAATTTCAGACAGAAAATGGCTGAGGAAGTGGATATCAAGAACAACA TGGGTTCATGTAATGAATCAGACAGTGAAACATCACTTCCAGGGCTGGAAGAACCAGAGCCACTGTTAAGACCCTGTGAACCACAG TCCCAGCTGTCTCCGGCGAGATCTCCTGCGGACGAGTGTCTGAATAAGGCCAAGCAGAGCCGGAGCGAGAAGAAGGCGCGCAAG GCTATGTCTAAGTTAGGGCTGAAGCAGATTCACGGTGTGACACGGATAACCATCAGAAAGTCAAAGAACATTCTGTTCGTCATCTCCAGGCCCGACGTGTTCAAGAGTCCTGCCTCCGACATCTACATTGTCTTTGGAGAAGCCAAG ATTGAGGACTTGTCTCAGCAAGTCCACAAGGCAGCAGCGGAGAAGTTTAAAGTCCCGCTGGAACCTTCTCCGCTCATCCCTGACATCACTCCCAGCCTCACCATTAAagaggagagcgaggaggaggaggag gtggacgAGGCGGGACTGGAGCACCGAGACGTAGAGCTGGTCATGGCACAGGCCAACGTGTCTCGGGCCAAAGCCGTTCGCGCGCTGCGCCACAACAAGAACGACATTGTCAACGCCATCATG GAGCTGACCATGTGA
- the tbrg4 gene encoding FAST kinase domain-containing protein 4 isoform X1 — translation MTARLLSRWARLLPRCPRRAARLQGSPVRPVEPPWPRAQVRPAARALCDRSGLARHEESGTAFKRTHLDDLLGRATSPEEVLQLWTENGGSANQAAACLIQLSRLAVEKGGVGRQELLQDPRCADLLDTVGSQVSTVWNGTLVSVLRSLSALGAQADSATLRSLQTEVLWRVRRLSYRQLAFLLEWAVVGRSRGQPLQGGGLPLTNELLKQLDLRWAELSDPRTVGVLMGQAAHLSPALMEKLEDKALELAERFSGEDIRRVALALAAQGRRAVPLLRALSYHLHQRPTKELHTPLLLDIAFAYGKLNFHQTQVFQRIAAELLPRLPDLSPTDVTRCAKSFAFLKWLHLPLFEGFTEHYIAHAQRYGTLQLSNLLMSLAKLNFQPSKGDEFFKKVHLALDNSWRGLELFLQVDLVWSLCVLQQAKPEYIAALAQPAYHAKLSAEGSASRAESYCLKLCQISAEGALGGSGLSLPPPVSLATPPAAPPTQLQTQLHTALMSLTDGRAGALHTSVSTVYGWTLDGELVLDSENKPLSLETLTAPHLPGDGGSDHLPEGARRMAFVAWEFPHFCSRSKDLQGRYAMQKRHLQLAGFLLVEVPYYEWLELKSDWQRVAYLKDKIGKAVAEEMAK, via the exons ATGACAGCCAGGCTGTTGAGCCGCTGGGCCCGTCTACTCCCTCGCTGCCCCCGGCGAGCTGCCCGCCTCCAGGGCTCCCCGGTGCGGCCGGTGGAGCCGCCGTGGCCCCGCGCTCAGGTGCGGCCTGCCGCGAGGGCTCTATGTGACAGGAGCGGCCTGGCTAGGCACGAGGAAAGCGGCACCGCGTTCAAGCGCACGCACCTGGACGACCTGCTGGGCCGCGCGACGTCTCCGGAGGAGGTGCTGCAGCTGTGGACGGAGAATGGcggctcagccaatcaggcgGCGGCGTGTCTGATCCAGCTCAGCCGACTGGCCGTGGAAAAGGGCGGAGTGGGGCGCCAGGAGCTCCTGCAGGACCCCAGGTGTGCCGATCTCCTCGACACCGTGGGCTCTCAG gtttcgACCGTGTGGAATGGGACTCTGGTCAGTGTCCTGCGATCTCTGTCCGCGCTCGGCGCTCAGGCCGACTCCGCAACGCTTCGCTCTCTCCAGACGGAGGTGCTGTGGCGCGTGCGCCGCCTCTCCTACCGGCAGCTGGCCTTCCTGCTGGAGTGGGCCGTTGTTGGGCGGAGCCGAGGTCAGCCGTTGCAGGGGGGTGGGCTGCCGCTGACGAATGAGCTGCTGAAGCAGCTGGACCTGCGGTGGGCGGAGCTCAGCGACCCACGGACGGTGGGGGTGCTGATGGGTCAGGCTGCTCACCTCTCGCCTGCTCTgatggagaagctggaggacaAG GCGCTGGAACTTGCCGAGCGGTTTTCAGGTGAGGATATCCGCAGGGTGGCACTCGCGTTGGCAGCGCAGGGTCGGAGGGCTGTGCCCCTGTTGAGGGCGCTTTCCTACCACCTACATCAGAGACCCACCAAAGAGCTGCATACACCACTGCTGCTGGACATCGCCTTCGCTTATG GTAAGCTGAACTTCCACCAGACGCAGGTTTTCCAGCGAATTGCAGCAGAGCTGTTGCCACGGTTACCAGACTTGAGTCCCACTGACGTCACTCGCTGCGCCAAGTCCTTCGCCTTTCTGAAGTGGCTCCACCTGCCTCTGTTTGAGGGCTTTACGGAG CACTACATCGCTCACGCTCAGCGCTACGGGACTCTCCAGCTGTCTAACCTGCTGATGTCCCTGGCCAAGCTCAACTTCCAGCCCAGTAAAGGGGACGAGTTCTTCAAGAAG gttcACTTGGCCCTGGACAACTCGTGGCGCGGCCTGGAGCTTTTCCTGCAGGTGGACCTGGTGTGGTCCCTATGTGTGCTACAGCAGGCCAAACCAGAGTACATCGCCGCACTCGCACAACCCGCTTACCACGCCAAACTGTCAG cagagggcagcgcGTCACGGGCGGAGAGCTACTGTCTGAAGCTTTGTCAGATCTCAGCTGAGGGCGCGTTGGGTGGCTCCGGACTCTCTCTCCCGCCCCCTGTCTCTCTGGCCACGCCCCCGGCGGCCCCTCCCACCCAGCTGCAGACGCAGCTGCACACGGCCTTGATGAGTCTAACAGATGGTCGGGCCGGAGCCCTCCACACCTCCGTCTCCACTGTGTACGGCTGGACTTTAG aTGGTGAGCTCGTGTTAGATTCAGAGAATAAACCACTGAGTCTGGAGACACTGACAGCCCCACATTTACCTGGAGATGGAGGATCTGATCACTTACCTGAGGGAGCAAGAAG GATGGCATTTGTAGCGTGGGAGTTTCCTCATTTCTGCAGCAGGAGTAAAGACCTGCAGGGTCGCTATGCCATGCAGAAACGTCACCTCCAGCTGGCCGGTTTCCTACTGGTGGAG GTCCCTTACTATGAGTGGCTGGAGCTCAAATCGGATTGGCAGAGAGTGGCATATCTTAAGGATAAGATTGGGAAAGCGGTGGCTGAGGAAATGGCCAAGTGA
- the tbrg4 gene encoding FAST kinase domain-containing protein 4 isoform X2: MTARLLSRWARLLPRCPRRAARLQGSPVRPVEPPWPRAQVRPAARALCDRSGLARHEESGTAFKRTHLDDLLGRATSPEEVLQLWTENGGSANQAAACLIQLSRLAVEKGGVGRQELLQDPRCADLLDTVGSQVSTVWNGTLVSVLRSLSALGAQADSATLRSLQTEVLWRVRRLSYRQLAFLLEWAVVGRSRGQPLQGGGLPLTNELLKQLDLRWAELSDPRTVGVLMGQAAHLSPALMEKLEDKALELAERFSGEDIRRVALALAAQGRRAVPLLRALSYHLHQRPTKELHTPLLLDIAFAYGKLNFHQTQVFQRIAAELLPRLPDLSPTDVTRCAKSFAFLKWLHLPLFEGFTEHYIAHAQRYGTLQLSNLLMSLAKLNFQPSKGDEFFKKVHLALDNSWRGLELFLQVDLVWSLCVLQQAKPEYIAALAQPAYHAKLSEGSASRAESYCLKLCQISAEGALGGSGLSLPPPVSLATPPAAPPTQLQTQLHTALMSLTDGRAGALHTSVSTVYGWTLDGELVLDSENKPLSLETLTAPHLPGDGGSDHLPEGARRMAFVAWEFPHFCSRSKDLQGRYAMQKRHLQLAGFLLVEVPYYEWLELKSDWQRVAYLKDKIGKAVAEEMAK, encoded by the exons ATGACAGCCAGGCTGTTGAGCCGCTGGGCCCGTCTACTCCCTCGCTGCCCCCGGCGAGCTGCCCGCCTCCAGGGCTCCCCGGTGCGGCCGGTGGAGCCGCCGTGGCCCCGCGCTCAGGTGCGGCCTGCCGCGAGGGCTCTATGTGACAGGAGCGGCCTGGCTAGGCACGAGGAAAGCGGCACCGCGTTCAAGCGCACGCACCTGGACGACCTGCTGGGCCGCGCGACGTCTCCGGAGGAGGTGCTGCAGCTGTGGACGGAGAATGGcggctcagccaatcaggcgGCGGCGTGTCTGATCCAGCTCAGCCGACTGGCCGTGGAAAAGGGCGGAGTGGGGCGCCAGGAGCTCCTGCAGGACCCCAGGTGTGCCGATCTCCTCGACACCGTGGGCTCTCAG gtttcgACCGTGTGGAATGGGACTCTGGTCAGTGTCCTGCGATCTCTGTCCGCGCTCGGCGCTCAGGCCGACTCCGCAACGCTTCGCTCTCTCCAGACGGAGGTGCTGTGGCGCGTGCGCCGCCTCTCCTACCGGCAGCTGGCCTTCCTGCTGGAGTGGGCCGTTGTTGGGCGGAGCCGAGGTCAGCCGTTGCAGGGGGGTGGGCTGCCGCTGACGAATGAGCTGCTGAAGCAGCTGGACCTGCGGTGGGCGGAGCTCAGCGACCCACGGACGGTGGGGGTGCTGATGGGTCAGGCTGCTCACCTCTCGCCTGCTCTgatggagaagctggaggacaAG GCGCTGGAACTTGCCGAGCGGTTTTCAGGTGAGGATATCCGCAGGGTGGCACTCGCGTTGGCAGCGCAGGGTCGGAGGGCTGTGCCCCTGTTGAGGGCGCTTTCCTACCACCTACATCAGAGACCCACCAAAGAGCTGCATACACCACTGCTGCTGGACATCGCCTTCGCTTATG GTAAGCTGAACTTCCACCAGACGCAGGTTTTCCAGCGAATTGCAGCAGAGCTGTTGCCACGGTTACCAGACTTGAGTCCCACTGACGTCACTCGCTGCGCCAAGTCCTTCGCCTTTCTGAAGTGGCTCCACCTGCCTCTGTTTGAGGGCTTTACGGAG CACTACATCGCTCACGCTCAGCGCTACGGGACTCTCCAGCTGTCTAACCTGCTGATGTCCCTGGCCAAGCTCAACTTCCAGCCCAGTAAAGGGGACGAGTTCTTCAAGAAG gttcACTTGGCCCTGGACAACTCGTGGCGCGGCCTGGAGCTTTTCCTGCAGGTGGACCTGGTGTGGTCCCTATGTGTGCTACAGCAGGCCAAACCAGAGTACATCGCCGCACTCGCACAACCCGCTTACCACGCCAAACTGTCAG agggcagcgcGTCACGGGCGGAGAGCTACTGTCTGAAGCTTTGTCAGATCTCAGCTGAGGGCGCGTTGGGTGGCTCCGGACTCTCTCTCCCGCCCCCTGTCTCTCTGGCCACGCCCCCGGCGGCCCCTCCCACCCAGCTGCAGACGCAGCTGCACACGGCCTTGATGAGTCTAACAGATGGTCGGGCCGGAGCCCTCCACACCTCCGTCTCCACTGTGTACGGCTGGACTTTAG aTGGTGAGCTCGTGTTAGATTCAGAGAATAAACCACTGAGTCTGGAGACACTGACAGCCCCACATTTACCTGGAGATGGAGGATCTGATCACTTACCTGAGGGAGCAAGAAG GATGGCATTTGTAGCGTGGGAGTTTCCTCATTTCTGCAGCAGGAGTAAAGACCTGCAGGGTCGCTATGCCATGCAGAAACGTCACCTCCAGCTGGCCGGTTTCCTACTGGTGGAG GTCCCTTACTATGAGTGGCTGGAGCTCAAATCGGATTGGCAGAGAGTGGCATATCTTAAGGATAAGATTGGGAAAGCGGTGGCTGAGGAAATGGCCAAGTGA